In Dehalococcoidia bacterium, the following are encoded in one genomic region:
- a CDS encoding thioesterase family protein, with the protein MQDMSDENQRLQGAMGLLTRYHPFHELLGMTVEPLDTDSICIKLAMRDELCGYPGQGILYGGVIAAVIDIIGGIIVAWSVLKDIKEQTVQEQVKRLKNMSTVDLRIDYLRPGKGKIFTATASVLRTGKKLAVTRMELCNEEKHLIAVGTGTYTVS; encoded by the coding sequence ATGCAAGATATGAGTGATGAGAACCAGAGACTACAGGGAGCGATGGGCCTTCTAACAAGGTATCATCCCTTCCATGAACTCTTGGGCATGACGGTTGAGCCGCTGGACACTGACAGTATATGCATCAAACTTGCAATGCGAGATGAACTGTGCGGATATCCAGGGCAAGGTATTCTATATGGAGGGGTTATCGCGGCCGTGATAGATATTATTGGGGGCATTATAGTTGCCTGGAGTGTATTAAAGGATATCAAAGAACAAACCGTGCAAGAACAGGTGAAAAGACTGAAAAACATGAGTACCGTTGACCTGCGCATTGACTATCTGCGACCAGGTAAAGGCAAGATTTTCACGGCAACCGCTTCCGTCCTACGAACTGGCAAAAAGTTAGCAGTCACACGTATGGAATTGTGCAATGAGGAAAAGCATCTTATTGCAGTCGGTACAGGAACATATACAGTTAGTTAG